From the genome of Methanocalculus alkaliphilus:
TGACGGAGCCTATCGTTACCAGATGCGAATCGGGATGATCCGTTCAGGGATGCATACACTCTATGCGACCAGTGACGGCGCCTTCTCGGATGTCCTGACGTTCCGGGTCATCCGATCCCCGACATCCCTGACGCTCTCTTCGTCCGGAGGGGGGAATGTACATGGAGTGCTACTCTCCGGGGATACCCCGGTCTCCAGGGCTCCGATCAGAATCCTCTCCGCAGGAAGGCAGGTTGCAACCATGACGACTGATGCGGAAGGCCGGTTTGCTGGTCCGCTCAGGCTGCCACCTGGTGATCACCGGGTCATTGCAGCCTTCGATGATGTCAGGTTTCCGCTTGAACCTTCATGGAGTGGTGAGGTGCTTCTCCATCTCCCACCCGAAGAGGAGAGGCAGTGGTTCAGATCAAGCCACCCACAGGATCCCGCCGCTGAGGGTGGGAGGATCAGGGAGGTCATCCTCCCCATTCTGATCGTTCTCGTACTGCTTGCTCTGGCCAATTGGGGATTCCGGAACCTGCGGCGCAGGCAGACCATCCCCGATCCCCCGGCTCCCTTTATGGTGGCGTTACCGGATGATATCGAAGAGAGCCACGAAGGTGCTCCCGAACCGGATCTACCTCCACAACCGGAGGGGGTGGCAGATACGGTACTTGAAGCGTATCATGCCGCTGCCGGATCCGATTATCCGGCCGCGCTCCGCCATCTCTTCATCTCCCTCGCCGGTGCTGCCGGGCTGGAGGATCCCGCCTGTTCGACGGTCGGGGATCTCCGAAAGGCTCAATCATCCGATCCCCGTATACACGCATGGCTGACTGTGTATGAACGGGTCCTGTATGCAGGGTATCATCCGACGGATGAGGAGCGCGACCGGCTCCTCGCCGAGTATCGTGTCCTCCGGGAGGTGCCGCCATGAGATCGTCTCTTCTTATCGCCGGTCTCCTCATCCTCCTCACCCTGGGTGCTGCCGGCGCCCATCTCCAGGCAACCAATGCTGAACTGTCACGGTTCAATCCCGGCTGGAATGGGACCGCGGCCTTCTTCTCCCTGTCAGAGAGTAAGGGCGCCGTGATCCACAGTCCTGGGACCACCCCCCCTCTCCATCCGGATCGGTATCTCATCATCGCTCCTGATGGGATAGGTGCCGAATCGATAGCCAGAGGGGTTCTTGGAGCCGGAGGGACCGTCATCATCGCTGATGAGGAGGGGGGTGCAAACCAGCTTCTTGAGGCACTTGGTCTGGGGATGCGCATCAATCCCGGAAATGTATCAAGTGTTGATATGGAGTTTGCATCTACCAGGACGGTGCGTGCCGACGTCAGTTCGAACCACTGGCTCTTTGAGGGTGTTGAAACTCTCGTCTTTAACCGCCCCTCGTCCATCGAGGGGGGTGAGGAGCTCGTCCGGACATCGGTCTTCTCCTGGATCGATCATGATGGCGACGGCAGCCCCGGACCTGGCGAGGAGCTTGGCCGCTATACATTGATCGCATCGGAGAGGGCCGGGGCCGGTGAGATGATCCTGATCGCAGATGCAAGCCTCTTCGCCTCAACGATGCAGCAGGTCCGGAGGCTCCATGACAACCCCCGTCTCCTTGAAAATCTTCTTGATTCGGATACTGTCATGGTGGATGCCGTGTACGGGCGGCCTGCGGATGCAGAAGGGCCGGCATATTATGTTCATATGATAAAATCCGCACCAATAAGTAGCATTATCGCCATACTTCTACTGATGATAGCTGTTGCCTTCGCGTTCCGCAGGCAGATCCTTTAGTCGTGAATTCCATGTCTTCCGAAATCTCCATTCCAGAGATCGCACAGAGGTGCGATGAGATCCGTTCGCTTTTAAATGAATATGTCGTCGGGAAGGAGTCTTTGATTGAGCTGATCAACATCGCCCTCCTCTCAGACGGACACATCCTTATCGAGGGTGTTCCCGGAACTGCCAAGACGACGATCGCCAAGGCATATGCAAAGATCCTCGGCTACTCGTTCAATCGTGTGCAGTGTGCCGTTGATACGCAGCCTGCCGATATCCTCGGCCTTCGGATCTATGATCAGCAGAAGGGCGATTTTGTCCTTCGGAAGGGACCGGCATTCTCAAACATTCTCCTGATTGATGAGTTGAACCGGCTGAACCCGAGGACGCAGAGTGCCTTCATCGAGGTGATGAGTGAATGGCAGGTCACGATCGATGGGGAGCGGCTCGTCCTGCCGACCCCGTTCTTTGTGATCGCCACACAGAACCCGTTTGAGTTTGAAGGAACCTTCCCGCTCATCGAGGCGCAGAAGGATCGCTTTATGTACAGTTTCACCTCCGAACATCTCAATCCCGATGAGGAGCTGGAGGTTCTTCAGAGGCTTGGTTCAGGGAGACTTGACTGGCAGAGGTACTTTGCCTCCCTCGAAGCGTATACCGGGATGACCGATCTCTTCAGCCTCAGGGATGCTGTCGCATCGGTTCATATTGAGGACCGGGTCGTCGGGTATATCCGGGATCTTGTCATTGCCACGCGCTCGAATGGTGATATCTTCCTTGGTGCAAGTACACGGGCATCCATCGCCTTTTATAAAGGGAGTAAGGCAGTTGCTGCTCTCCGTGGCCGCGATTTTGTGACCCCCGATGACGTCCGGGCGATCGCACCGCATATTCTTCAGCACAGGATCATCCTCCGCCGTGAAGCTGAGATCGCCGGGATCACCCCCGAGTCTGTTGTCAGTGATATTATCCGATCAGTTGAGGTGCCCTGAGGTGCGGCCGACACCCCTCTCCCGTGCCATCGGTGCCGCCGGTATCCTCACCGTGGCAGGGGGCGGCGCTATGGGGAGTACCCCCGGTGTGCTGGCCGGAACGCTGATCCTCCTCTTTCTCTTCTCACGTGCGGCCGTCTTCTTCGCCGGGGAGAAGATGGTCATCCGGAGCATCAGGACAGAACGGCGGTGTGACAACCTGATCGTCAGGCAGTACGGGCTCATCACCGTCACCCTTTCAGCAAAAGCCGAGATACCGGAGGGAATGGCGGTTACGATGCATGATCATCCGGGACCGGGGTTCTCATGGTTTGGTCTTCTTCCCCCGCTCGATCTCCGGAAGGAGACCGAGATCAGGTACCACATCAGGGCGATCACCCGCGGCACTGTCTCATTCCATGGTATGGCTCTGCGGCTGGCGGACAGATATTTCGGGTCAGAGGTCCGCTTCGGCCGCGAAGAGGATCGGAGTCCGATCATCCGTGTACAGCCCCAGGGTTCTCCTGTCCTTGCCATCGGGGACAGCCTGGGGTACGGCGATGCGACATCCCGGCGGTATACCTCTCCGTCCGGCACCGTCGTCCGTTCCTTTCGTGAGTATATGCCCGGCGATGATACCCGCAAGATCGACTGGAAAGCAACGGCGAAACGGGACCAGCTCATCATCCGGGAGACATTTGCGCAGCGTGGCGAGGTCCCGGTGATTGTTTTGGATCTCTCTGCAGATCTCTCTGATAACGAGCGGCTTGTTGGTTTTTCAGCCGGCACCATCGAAGAGACGCTCAAGGTATCCCATTCTGTCTCTCTCCTGGTCATCGCCGGGGGGACTGTGCTGCGGTTCATGCCAAATGAACGCCAGGCCCACCGGGTCCTTGCTGCCATCCGGGATCTCCCTTCTGTATACAGGGATCACCACTTTTACAGGTACGCAGCACCATCCGATCTTGCCATCCGGATGAAAGCCGCACCTCCAAACTCCGGATTGAACCGTTGGTATGAAGCGGTCCACCAGATCCGGGGGATTCCGGCATTTGAGATGGAATGTGTTCGTGCCTTTTCACGGGCAAGGGGGAGATCCCTCCTCCTCTTCAGCGCATGCACCGGTGATCTCAGCCATCTTGACATGGTCGCACGGGCCGCCAGAAGGATTGGCCTGTCTCTCCATCTCCGGATTCCTTCGTCATTCCCGGAAGGATATATTCTCTCATCGCTCTCCCCTGACTCCGTCGAGGTGATCTGAATGGTACGTATCTCTGCTGATGATGGTATCGCCCTCCTCTTTCTTCTCGTCTCGGGAGGCGCTCTCCTCGTTTTAGATCCGGTCCTCCTGATCGCATGGCCGATAGCCCTCGCCGGGATGCTCGTCTCACGCCGGCATGATGATCAGGGGGTGGCCCGGCTCTGCGGCGGTATCCCCCTCGTCGTTGCGGTCGGCTACCTTTCGATCCCTCTGATGATGGTCCCGGCCCTCCTCCTCATCGCCCTGGCTGCAGGTCCGGAGAATCTTCTCTCAAAGCGGATGCCGATGGGGGGTCTCATCCTCGCGGGAGGATCTCTTCTCGCCCTTCTGTCTATCCCCGGTGCTGATCCGTTCAGGGCGATGCTTATTGTCCTCATCCTGGCTGGTCTCCTCTCCGGCCTCCTTTACCTCCTGGAGCATGCAGTACGCCGGACGGTCAGGGGTGATGGCGTATGAACATTCCGGATCTCATGTACAGAATCCGCCACCCGCGAGAATCGGATGATGCTAAGGCTGCTCTTCTCCTCTTCATCGCTGCAGCAGCCTCTCTTGGGCTAGTTGCCTTCACCGACAGGGCAGATATGACGACGGCCACCCTCATCCTCTGTGGTTTCGCCTGCTTCATCGCCGGACTCTTCCTTCTGACCTTCCACAGGGGAGCCACCATCTCACCGGAGATTGCGGGTCTGCTTGATCCCGGTACCCGGATAGCTTTTGCCCGGGTTGCTGCCGATCTCGGTATAGATGGGGATGCAGCCATTCTTCCCCGGGGTGATGATGATCCCCTGCAGTTTATCTCTTCCGGCCTCTCCGGGATTCCGGCAGGAGAGATCCATACCTCACTCTGTATCGAGGAGGGATCGGTCGGCCTCTCGGTTCCACCATCAGCCCTTCCGCTCCGGAACCATCTTCGGGATGAATACGGGCTTGATACCTCTATAGGGGTCGAATCAGCTCTCTCAGCATACTCGGAGGCGATCATCACCTGCCTTGAACTGGCTGATCAGGTTCAGGCATCGGTCGAAGGCGACGATCCCGTCATTGAGATCACCGGGTTTACCCTCTTTGAGGGGTGCCGGGTGGTTCAGAACGAGTCGCCGAAGTGCTGCACGATGGTTCCCTGTGCAATCTGCGGCCTTGCCGGTCTTCTCCTTGCCGAGGCGACCGGAAGACCCTGGATCTATGATCAGATCACGATGAACCCTGAGGATCGATCGGTTCGGATCGTCCTCAGGTCACCCTGATCCAAAGATGGAGATCCCGGTAGCTGCTGTTGACCAGTTCTGCCGGGGAGAGGCCGGGTCCCGGGAGATCCTCGGTGAAGAGGAGGAACTGGATCCGGTTAATCTCTGTGTCGCTGATGGTGAAATTGAAGCGTCGTTCAACGGTCTCGTTATGCGGGATCTCGATCTG
Proteins encoded in this window:
- a CDS encoding DUF58 domain-containing protein, which codes for MRCPEVRPTPLSRAIGAAGILTVAGGGAMGSTPGVLAGTLILLFLFSRAAVFFAGEKMVIRSIRTERRCDNLIVRQYGLITVTLSAKAEIPEGMAVTMHDHPGPGFSWFGLLPPLDLRKETEIRYHIRAITRGTVSFHGMALRLADRYFGSEVRFGREEDRSPIIRVQPQGSPVLAIGDSLGYGDATSRRYTSPSGTVVRSFREYMPGDDTRKIDWKATAKRDQLIIRETFAQRGEVPVIVLDLSADLSDNERLVGFSAGTIEETLKVSHSVSLLVIAGGTVLRFMPNERQAHRVLAAIRDLPSVYRDHHFYRYAAPSDLAIRMKAAPPNSGLNRWYEAVHQIRGIPAFEMECVRAFSRARGRSLLLFSACTGDLSHLDMVARAARRIGLSLHLRIPSSFPEGYILSSLSPDSVEVI
- a CDS encoding carboxypeptidase-like regulatory domain-containing protein; the encoded protein is MIRRGRESKHQLPTLPAVAVALCIVLLLITPHAAIPTLYSPESDAFTPMHDRVSVLRQVSQDTTGVAIPLMEEIFLSSGTLILNLNLKDFESAERDLDEYLARSRQFDNLVIRLDMSQSDLDEWRRLNAQNREDLISLFEDTQRFSDLKRLEIEYRDANDPDMLYSVMYEGEGLRSRIREAVSSYAGRSDEVVAASERYGVETADYIQSVDDARTLSASVEEEQEERSSTIRTAVPPKEGRSITIAIAPEEVRYGDTLTISGRIIGSGSRDVELFLDSGLLWSGAAASDGAYRYQMRIGMIRSGMHTLYATSDGAFSDVLTFRVIRSPTSLTLSSSGGGNVHGVLLSGDTPVSRAPIRILSAGRQVATMTTDAEGRFAGPLRLPPGDHRVIAAFDDVRFPLEPSWSGEVLLHLPPEEERQWFRSSHPQDPAAEGGRIREVILPILIVLVLLALANWGFRNLRRRQTIPDPPAPFMVALPDDIEESHEGAPEPDLPPQPEGVADTVLEAYHAAAGSDYPAALRHLFISLAGAAGLEDPACSTVGDLRKAQSSDPRIHAWLTVYERVLYAGYHPTDEERDRLLAEYRVLREVPP
- a CDS encoding AAA family ATPase is translated as MSSEISIPEIAQRCDEIRSLLNEYVVGKESLIELINIALLSDGHILIEGVPGTAKTTIAKAYAKILGYSFNRVQCAVDTQPADILGLRIYDQQKGDFVLRKGPAFSNILLIDELNRLNPRTQSAFIEVMSEWQVTIDGERLVLPTPFFVIATQNPFEFEGTFPLIEAQKDRFMYSFTSEHLNPDEELEVLQRLGSGRLDWQRYFASLEAYTGMTDLFSLRDAVASVHIEDRVVGYIRDLVIATRSNGDIFLGASTRASIAFYKGSKAVAALRGRDFVTPDDVRAIAPHILQHRIILRREAEIAGITPESVVSDIIRSVEVP
- a CDS encoding DUF4350 domain-containing protein, translated to MRSSLLIAGLLILLTLGAAGAHLQATNAELSRFNPGWNGTAAFFSLSESKGAVIHSPGTTPPLHPDRYLIIAPDGIGAESIARGVLGAGGTVIIADEEGGANQLLEALGLGMRINPGNVSSVDMEFASTRTVRADVSSNHWLFEGVETLVFNRPSSIEGGEELVRTSVFSWIDHDGDGSPGPGEELGRYTLIASERAGAGEMILIADASLFASTMQQVRRLHDNPRLLENLLDSDTVMVDAVYGRPADAEGPAYYVHMIKSAPISSIIAILLLMIAVAFAFRRQIL